From Etheostoma cragini isolate CJK2018 chromosome 10, CSU_Ecrag_1.0, whole genome shotgun sequence, the proteins below share one genomic window:
- the simc1 gene encoding SUMO-interacting motif-containing protein 1 isoform X2, producing MRLYIDLTNPRWTLPGLKNCKRQNSSVLTLVDLTETKIENGTNQETENLPPNYSQVKQAQTTNNNPTSNKQDLKSQKSSSRDPTDVALQQDCGNSKLKQRRLDSQTQHQKEKVKARLPAAIVKLRRLPFLDSHCAELKKSRCFVYLNKDGTQMSLHSSQPDSNSEAPQCISNLSRTTTANGPHMDHPLDESSPKVVESSVRQEEQENSNEFTNAQLNAKISPHLRSPPDSPFSDKEVSVATSKTHITCEEERDDFCLSTLRPSPTSPSSSQVEAQGSLHKEVICSKLEQLELDKAVVSDHSFSYSPTTGPNPSETFGLDSMSHQVNTTPTSEHTLAESTSKWQLEVVKAHEPSNNSEFFFFPSEPPLSTESMDDKSGAGTDGGELGVDSPVSFLWQEGSDGDEDNKESRFDIDFRAASREDRQFVCPVTLRKIMSGTAQALFDGEDDDFGTPEMLCRQSLSLVYSTIDENYPEGTLELLSDLLQPGYYPPRDITSHLLHGILLNPQCPYHLCVQAFNLLMRTQRLHVADKTTVPWDWELLTSIMLNQDPTKKHRCEVVRMLLDYVVKTLEDDFQAQRSISTLHHSIAKATLSCDQQFPHVRDVIKWLFSAIIKSTEHGESKEAARERDEQIRMVSIFQRMLFLALEVDRSPALNSAKLSQELFHMLISDIPLRAHRMLLLESLQSMLLRCKLLEHLLDYACPLKISLPMSLSLLLHFLKNCTLAPDPSDGTEKWQKWEELVHLLWMLLLSYNKAMKGYLCNSVSEQRGGIANLVYKPDDKVSKPAICEAVEAFLSRSQADLGQALPLHVEESLTYLQDHLLDVCQC from the exons ATGAGG ctTTATATTGACCTCACAAACCCTAGATGGACTCTTCCAGGGCTGAAGAATTGCAAAAGACAAAATTCCAGTGTCTTGACATTGGTTGACTTGACTGAGACCAAGATAGAAAATGGGACAAATCAGGAAACAGAGAATTTGCCACCAAATTACTCTCAAGTGAAACaagcacaaacaacaaataacaatccaacttcaaacaaacaagatttaAAGTCACAGAAAAGCTCTTCAAGAGACCCAACTGATGTTGCACTACAGCAGGACTGTGGTAATTCAAAGCTAAAGCAGAGACGTTTGGATTCTCAAACACAACACCAAAAGGAGAAGGTTAAAGCACGTCTTCCTGCAGCAATTGTAAAATTAAGACGATTGCCTTTTCTTGACAGTCATTGCGCAGAACTGAAGAAGTCAAGgtgttttgtctatttaaaCAAAGATGGTACACAAATGTCGCTGCACTCTAGTCAACCAGACAGTAACAGTGAAGCACCACAATGCATTAGTAATTTGAGTAGAACTACCACGGCAAATGGTCCTCACATGGATCACCCACTGGATGAGTCTTCTCCTAAGGTGGTTGAATCTTCTGTTAGACAGGAAGAACAAGAGAACAGTAATGAATTTACAAACGCACAGTTAAATGCTAAAATATCTCCGCATCTAAGGAGCCCGCCGGACTCTCCTTTCTCAGATAAAGAGGTCTCTGTTGCAACCTCAAAGACGCACATCACTTgtgaagaagagagagatgacTTTTGCTTATCCACGCTCAGGCCCTCTCCAACGTCACCTTCTTCATCTCAAGTTGAAGCACAGGGTTCTTTACATAAAGAAGTCATCTGCTCCAAACTTGAACAACTGGAATTGGACAAGGCAGTTGTCTCTGATCACTCGTTTTCCTACTCTCCTACCACTGGACCAAACCCTTCTGAGACTTTTGGCCTAGACTCTATGTCCCACCAAGTCAACACAACACCCACTTCTGAGCATACACTAGCGGAGAGTACATCTAAATGGCAATTGGAGGTGGTTAAGGCTCATGAGCCGTCAAACAACtctgagtttttctttttccctagTGAACCTCCTTTGTCAACTGAGAGCATGGATGACAAATCTGGGGCCGGGACAGACGGAGGTGAGCTGGGCGTTGACAGCCCAGTGTCTTTTCTCTGGCAAGAGGGGAGTGATGGAGACGAAGACAACAAAGAGAGCAGATTTGATATAGACTTCAGGGCGGCCAGTAGGGAGGACAGGCAATTTGTGTGCCCAGTTACACTCAGGAAAATAATGTCTGGAACAGCTCAAGCCCTG tttgatGGGGAAGATGACGATTTTGGGACTCCAGAGATGCTTTGCCGTCAGAGCCTGAGCCTGGTGTACAGTACCATTGATGAGAATTACCCAGAAGGCACTTTGGAGCTTTTGTCTGACCTGCTACAGCCTGGTTACTATCCCCCCAGAGATATCACCTCCCACCTGCTGCATGGCATTCTGCTCAACCCGCAGTGTCCTTATCACCTGTGTGTGCAAGCTTTTAATCTACTAATGAGGACACAGAG ACTCCACGTGGCTGATAAAACCACAGTTCCATGGGACTGGGAGTTGTTGACCTCGATCATGTTAAATCAG GACCCTACAAAGAAACATCGATGTGAGGTTGTGCGAATGCTCTTGGACTATGTCGTAAAGACTTTGGAGGATGACTTCCAGGCCCAGCGCTCTATCTCTACCCTCCACCACTCCATTGCCAAGGCAACATTGTCGTGTGATCAGCAGTTTCCTCATGTCAG ggACGTTATCAAGTGGCTCTTTTCTGCCATTATAAAATCAACAGAGCATGGAGAGAGTAAAGAagcagccagagagagagatgaacaaATTAG AATGGTGTCCATCTTCCAGAGGATGCTGTTCTTGGCTCTGGAGGTGGACCGTTCTCCAGCTCTAAACTCTGCCAAGCTATCCCAGGAGCTCTTCCACATGCTCATCAGCGATATACCTCTACGAGCACACAG GATGTTGTTACTGGAGAGCCTGCAGAGCATGCTGCTGAGATGTAAGCTGTTGGAACATCTGTTAGATTATGCATGCCCACTGAAAATCTCTCTGCCCATGTCGCTCAGTCTTCTGCTTCACTTTTTGAAGAACTGCACTCTGGCACCAGACCCTTCG GATGGTACTGAAAAGTGGCAGAAGTGGGAGGAGTTGGTCCATCTTCTCTGGATGTTGCTGCTCAGCTACAACAAAGCGATGAAAG GCTATCTCTGTAACTCCGTCTCTGAACAAAGAGGTGGAATCGCCAACTTGGTCTACAAGCCAGATGATAAGGTATCTAAGCCTGCCATTTGTGAAGCAGTGGAGGCATTTCTGTCCAGATCCCAGGCTGACCTCGGCCAAGCCTTACCTCTCCATGTGGAAGAGTCCCTCACTTATCTACAGGATCATCTGCTAGATGTCTGTCAGTGttga
- the simc1 gene encoding SUMO-interacting motif-containing protein 1 isoform X5, whose product MDDKSGAGTDGGELGVDSPVSFLWQEGSDGDEDNKESRFDIDFRAASREDRQFVCPVTLRKIMSGTAQALFDGEDDDFGTPEMLCRQSLSLVYSTIDENYPEGTLELLSDLLQPGYYPPRDITSHLLHGILLNPQCPYHLCVQAFNLLMRTQRLHVADKTTVPWDWELLTSIMLNQDPTKKHRCEVVRMLLDYVVKTLEDDFQAQRSISTLHHSIAKATLSCDQQFPHVRDVIKWLFSAIIKSTEHGESKEAARERDEQIRMVSIFQRMLFLALEVDRSPALNSAKLSQELFHMLISDIPLRAHRMLLLESLQSMLLRCKLLEHLLDYACPLKISLPMSLSLLLHFLKNCTLAPDPSDGTEKWQKWEELVHLLWMLLLSYNKAMKGYLCNSVSEQRGGIANLVYKPDDKVSKPAICEAVEAFLSRSQADLGQALPLHVEESLTYLQDHLLDVCQC is encoded by the exons ATGGATGACAAATCTGGGGCCGGGACAGACGGAGGTGAGCTGGGCGTTGACAGCCCAGTGTCTTTTCTCTGGCAAGAGGGGAGTGATGGAGACGAAGACAACAAAGAGAGCAGATTTGATATAGACTTCAGGGCGGCCAGTAGGGAGGACAGGCAATTTGTGTGCCCAGTTACACTCAGGAAAATAATGTCTGGAACAGCTCAAGCCCTG tttgatGGGGAAGATGACGATTTTGGGACTCCAGAGATGCTTTGCCGTCAGAGCCTGAGCCTGGTGTACAGTACCATTGATGAGAATTACCCAGAAGGCACTTTGGAGCTTTTGTCTGACCTGCTACAGCCTGGTTACTATCCCCCCAGAGATATCACCTCCCACCTGCTGCATGGCATTCTGCTCAACCCGCAGTGTCCTTATCACCTGTGTGTGCAAGCTTTTAATCTACTAATGAGGACACAGAG ACTCCACGTGGCTGATAAAACCACAGTTCCATGGGACTGGGAGTTGTTGACCTCGATCATGTTAAATCAG GACCCTACAAAGAAACATCGATGTGAGGTTGTGCGAATGCTCTTGGACTATGTCGTAAAGACTTTGGAGGATGACTTCCAGGCCCAGCGCTCTATCTCTACCCTCCACCACTCCATTGCCAAGGCAACATTGTCGTGTGATCAGCAGTTTCCTCATGTCAG ggACGTTATCAAGTGGCTCTTTTCTGCCATTATAAAATCAACAGAGCATGGAGAGAGTAAAGAagcagccagagagagagatgaacaaATTAG AATGGTGTCCATCTTCCAGAGGATGCTGTTCTTGGCTCTGGAGGTGGACCGTTCTCCAGCTCTAAACTCTGCCAAGCTATCCCAGGAGCTCTTCCACATGCTCATCAGCGATATACCTCTACGAGCACACAG GATGTTGTTACTGGAGAGCCTGCAGAGCATGCTGCTGAGATGTAAGCTGTTGGAACATCTGTTAGATTATGCATGCCCACTGAAAATCTCTCTGCCCATGTCGCTCAGTCTTCTGCTTCACTTTTTGAAGAACTGCACTCTGGCACCAGACCCTTCG GATGGTACTGAAAAGTGGCAGAAGTGGGAGGAGTTGGTCCATCTTCTCTGGATGTTGCTGCTCAGCTACAACAAAGCGATGAAAG GCTATCTCTGTAACTCCGTCTCTGAACAAAGAGGTGGAATCGCCAACTTGGTCTACAAGCCAGATGATAAGGTATCTAAGCCTGCCATTTGTGAAGCAGTGGAGGCATTTCTGTCCAGATCCCAGGCTGACCTCGGCCAAGCCTTACCTCTCCATGTGGAAGAGTCCCTCACTTATCTACAGGATCATCTGCTAGATGTCTGTCAGTGttga
- the simc1 gene encoding SUMO-interacting motif-containing protein 1 isoform X4, translated as MPSTSTFQREPPLSTESMDDKSGAGTDGGELGVDSPVSFLWQEGSDGDEDNKESRFDIDFRAASREDRQFVCPVTLRKIMSGTAQALFDGEDDDFGTPEMLCRQSLSLVYSTIDENYPEGTLELLSDLLQPGYYPPRDITSHLLHGILLNPQCPYHLCVQAFNLLMRTQRLHVADKTTVPWDWELLTSIMLNQDPTKKHRCEVVRMLLDYVVKTLEDDFQAQRSISTLHHSIAKATLSCDQQFPHVRDVIKWLFSAIIKSTEHGESKEAARERDEQIRMVSIFQRMLFLALEVDRSPALNSAKLSQELFHMLISDIPLRAHRMLLLESLQSMLLRCKLLEHLLDYACPLKISLPMSLSLLLHFLKNCTLAPDPSDGTEKWQKWEELVHLLWMLLLSYNKAMKGYLCNSVSEQRGGIANLVYKPDDKVSKPAICEAVEAFLSRSQADLGQALPLHVEESLTYLQDHLLDVCQC; from the exons ATGCCGTCAACGTCAACGTTCCAACG TGAACCTCCTTTGTCAACTGAGAGCATGGATGACAAATCTGGGGCCGGGACAGACGGAGGTGAGCTGGGCGTTGACAGCCCAGTGTCTTTTCTCTGGCAAGAGGGGAGTGATGGAGACGAAGACAACAAAGAGAGCAGATTTGATATAGACTTCAGGGCGGCCAGTAGGGAGGACAGGCAATTTGTGTGCCCAGTTACACTCAGGAAAATAATGTCTGGAACAGCTCAAGCCCTG tttgatGGGGAAGATGACGATTTTGGGACTCCAGAGATGCTTTGCCGTCAGAGCCTGAGCCTGGTGTACAGTACCATTGATGAGAATTACCCAGAAGGCACTTTGGAGCTTTTGTCTGACCTGCTACAGCCTGGTTACTATCCCCCCAGAGATATCACCTCCCACCTGCTGCATGGCATTCTGCTCAACCCGCAGTGTCCTTATCACCTGTGTGTGCAAGCTTTTAATCTACTAATGAGGACACAGAG ACTCCACGTGGCTGATAAAACCACAGTTCCATGGGACTGGGAGTTGTTGACCTCGATCATGTTAAATCAG GACCCTACAAAGAAACATCGATGTGAGGTTGTGCGAATGCTCTTGGACTATGTCGTAAAGACTTTGGAGGATGACTTCCAGGCCCAGCGCTCTATCTCTACCCTCCACCACTCCATTGCCAAGGCAACATTGTCGTGTGATCAGCAGTTTCCTCATGTCAG ggACGTTATCAAGTGGCTCTTTTCTGCCATTATAAAATCAACAGAGCATGGAGAGAGTAAAGAagcagccagagagagagatgaacaaATTAG AATGGTGTCCATCTTCCAGAGGATGCTGTTCTTGGCTCTGGAGGTGGACCGTTCTCCAGCTCTAAACTCTGCCAAGCTATCCCAGGAGCTCTTCCACATGCTCATCAGCGATATACCTCTACGAGCACACAG GATGTTGTTACTGGAGAGCCTGCAGAGCATGCTGCTGAGATGTAAGCTGTTGGAACATCTGTTAGATTATGCATGCCCACTGAAAATCTCTCTGCCCATGTCGCTCAGTCTTCTGCTTCACTTTTTGAAGAACTGCACTCTGGCACCAGACCCTTCG GATGGTACTGAAAAGTGGCAGAAGTGGGAGGAGTTGGTCCATCTTCTCTGGATGTTGCTGCTCAGCTACAACAAAGCGATGAAAG GCTATCTCTGTAACTCCGTCTCTGAACAAAGAGGTGGAATCGCCAACTTGGTCTACAAGCCAGATGATAAGGTATCTAAGCCTGCCATTTGTGAAGCAGTGGAGGCATTTCTGTCCAGATCCCAGGCTGACCTCGGCCAAGCCTTACCTCTCCATGTGGAAGAGTCCCTCACTTATCTACAGGATCATCTGCTAGATGTCTGTCAGTGttga
- the simc1 gene encoding SUMO-interacting motif-containing protein 1 isoform X1, producing the protein MDVISLSSESNDSDVEIIGSFSNVMTKGDPLPLTAVRVDVDAVNVNVPTLYIDLTNPRWTLPGLKNCKRQNSSVLTLVDLTETKIENGTNQETENLPPNYSQVKQAQTTNNNPTSNKQDLKSQKSSSRDPTDVALQQDCGNSKLKQRRLDSQTQHQKEKVKARLPAAIVKLRRLPFLDSHCAELKKSRCFVYLNKDGTQMSLHSSQPDSNSEAPQCISNLSRTTTANGPHMDHPLDESSPKVVESSVRQEEQENSNEFTNAQLNAKISPHLRSPPDSPFSDKEVSVATSKTHITCEEERDDFCLSTLRPSPTSPSSSQVEAQGSLHKEVICSKLEQLELDKAVVSDHSFSYSPTTGPNPSETFGLDSMSHQVNTTPTSEHTLAESTSKWQLEVVKAHEPSNNSEFFFFPSEPPLSTESMDDKSGAGTDGGELGVDSPVSFLWQEGSDGDEDNKESRFDIDFRAASREDRQFVCPVTLRKIMSGTAQALFDGEDDDFGTPEMLCRQSLSLVYSTIDENYPEGTLELLSDLLQPGYYPPRDITSHLLHGILLNPQCPYHLCVQAFNLLMRTQRLHVADKTTVPWDWELLTSIMLNQDPTKKHRCEVVRMLLDYVVKTLEDDFQAQRSISTLHHSIAKATLSCDQQFPHVRDVIKWLFSAIIKSTEHGESKEAARERDEQIRMVSIFQRMLFLALEVDRSPALNSAKLSQELFHMLISDIPLRAHRMLLLESLQSMLLRCKLLEHLLDYACPLKISLPMSLSLLLHFLKNCTLAPDPSDGTEKWQKWEELVHLLWMLLLSYNKAMKGYLCNSVSEQRGGIANLVYKPDDKVSKPAICEAVEAFLSRSQADLGQALPLHVEESLTYLQDHLLDVCQC; encoded by the exons ATGGATGTGATCAGTCTCAGCTCCGAGAGCAATGACTCTGATGTGGAAATCATCGGCTCCTTCTCTAACGTTATGACCAAAGGTGATCCACTGCCCCTCACAGCAGTGCGAGTTGACGTTGATGCCGTCAACGTCAACGTTCCAACG ctTTATATTGACCTCACAAACCCTAGATGGACTCTTCCAGGGCTGAAGAATTGCAAAAGACAAAATTCCAGTGTCTTGACATTGGTTGACTTGACTGAGACCAAGATAGAAAATGGGACAAATCAGGAAACAGAGAATTTGCCACCAAATTACTCTCAAGTGAAACaagcacaaacaacaaataacaatccaacttcaaacaaacaagatttaAAGTCACAGAAAAGCTCTTCAAGAGACCCAACTGATGTTGCACTACAGCAGGACTGTGGTAATTCAAAGCTAAAGCAGAGACGTTTGGATTCTCAAACACAACACCAAAAGGAGAAGGTTAAAGCACGTCTTCCTGCAGCAATTGTAAAATTAAGACGATTGCCTTTTCTTGACAGTCATTGCGCAGAACTGAAGAAGTCAAGgtgttttgtctatttaaaCAAAGATGGTACACAAATGTCGCTGCACTCTAGTCAACCAGACAGTAACAGTGAAGCACCACAATGCATTAGTAATTTGAGTAGAACTACCACGGCAAATGGTCCTCACATGGATCACCCACTGGATGAGTCTTCTCCTAAGGTGGTTGAATCTTCTGTTAGACAGGAAGAACAAGAGAACAGTAATGAATTTACAAACGCACAGTTAAATGCTAAAATATCTCCGCATCTAAGGAGCCCGCCGGACTCTCCTTTCTCAGATAAAGAGGTCTCTGTTGCAACCTCAAAGACGCACATCACTTgtgaagaagagagagatgacTTTTGCTTATCCACGCTCAGGCCCTCTCCAACGTCACCTTCTTCATCTCAAGTTGAAGCACAGGGTTCTTTACATAAAGAAGTCATCTGCTCCAAACTTGAACAACTGGAATTGGACAAGGCAGTTGTCTCTGATCACTCGTTTTCCTACTCTCCTACCACTGGACCAAACCCTTCTGAGACTTTTGGCCTAGACTCTATGTCCCACCAAGTCAACACAACACCCACTTCTGAGCATACACTAGCGGAGAGTACATCTAAATGGCAATTGGAGGTGGTTAAGGCTCATGAGCCGTCAAACAACtctgagtttttctttttccctagTGAACCTCCTTTGTCAACTGAGAGCATGGATGACAAATCTGGGGCCGGGACAGACGGAGGTGAGCTGGGCGTTGACAGCCCAGTGTCTTTTCTCTGGCAAGAGGGGAGTGATGGAGACGAAGACAACAAAGAGAGCAGATTTGATATAGACTTCAGGGCGGCCAGTAGGGAGGACAGGCAATTTGTGTGCCCAGTTACACTCAGGAAAATAATGTCTGGAACAGCTCAAGCCCTG tttgatGGGGAAGATGACGATTTTGGGACTCCAGAGATGCTTTGCCGTCAGAGCCTGAGCCTGGTGTACAGTACCATTGATGAGAATTACCCAGAAGGCACTTTGGAGCTTTTGTCTGACCTGCTACAGCCTGGTTACTATCCCCCCAGAGATATCACCTCCCACCTGCTGCATGGCATTCTGCTCAACCCGCAGTGTCCTTATCACCTGTGTGTGCAAGCTTTTAATCTACTAATGAGGACACAGAG ACTCCACGTGGCTGATAAAACCACAGTTCCATGGGACTGGGAGTTGTTGACCTCGATCATGTTAAATCAG GACCCTACAAAGAAACATCGATGTGAGGTTGTGCGAATGCTCTTGGACTATGTCGTAAAGACTTTGGAGGATGACTTCCAGGCCCAGCGCTCTATCTCTACCCTCCACCACTCCATTGCCAAGGCAACATTGTCGTGTGATCAGCAGTTTCCTCATGTCAG ggACGTTATCAAGTGGCTCTTTTCTGCCATTATAAAATCAACAGAGCATGGAGAGAGTAAAGAagcagccagagagagagatgaacaaATTAG AATGGTGTCCATCTTCCAGAGGATGCTGTTCTTGGCTCTGGAGGTGGACCGTTCTCCAGCTCTAAACTCTGCCAAGCTATCCCAGGAGCTCTTCCACATGCTCATCAGCGATATACCTCTACGAGCACACAG GATGTTGTTACTGGAGAGCCTGCAGAGCATGCTGCTGAGATGTAAGCTGTTGGAACATCTGTTAGATTATGCATGCCCACTGAAAATCTCTCTGCCCATGTCGCTCAGTCTTCTGCTTCACTTTTTGAAGAACTGCACTCTGGCACCAGACCCTTCG GATGGTACTGAAAAGTGGCAGAAGTGGGAGGAGTTGGTCCATCTTCTCTGGATGTTGCTGCTCAGCTACAACAAAGCGATGAAAG GCTATCTCTGTAACTCCGTCTCTGAACAAAGAGGTGGAATCGCCAACTTGGTCTACAAGCCAGATGATAAGGTATCTAAGCCTGCCATTTGTGAAGCAGTGGAGGCATTTCTGTCCAGATCCCAGGCTGACCTCGGCCAAGCCTTACCTCTCCATGTGGAAGAGTCCCTCACTTATCTACAGGATCATCTGCTAGATGTCTGTCAGTGttga
- the simc1 gene encoding SUMO-interacting motif-containing protein 1 isoform X3, translated as MDVISLSSESNDSDVEIIGSFSNVMTKGDPLPLTAVRVDVDAVNVNVPTLYIDLTNPRWTLPGLKNCKRQNSSVLTLVDLTETKIENGTNQETENLPPNYSQVKQAQTTNNNPTSNKQDLKSQKSSSRDPTDVALQQDCGNSKLKQRRLDSQTQHQKEKVKARLPAAIVKLRRLPFLDSHCAELKKSRCFVYLNKDGTQMSLHSSQPDSNSEAPQCISNLSRTTTANGPHMDHPLDESSPKVVESSVRQEEQENSNEFTNAQLNAKISPHLRSPPDSPFSDKEVSVATSKTHITCEEERDDFCLSTLRPSPTSPSSSQVEAQGSLHKEVICSKLEQLELDKAVVSDHSFSYSPTTGPNPSETFGLDSMSHQVNTTPTSEHTLAESTSKWQLEVVKAHEPSNNSEFFFFPSEPPLSTESMDDKSGAGTDGGELGVDSPVSFLWQEGSDGDEDNKESRFDIDFRAASREDRQFVCPVTLRKIMSGTAQALFDGEDDDFGTPEMLCRQSLSLVYSTIDENYPEGTLELLSDLLQPGYYPPRDITSHLLHGILLNPQCPYHLCVQAFNLLMRTQRLHVADKTTVPWDWELLTSIMLNQDPTKKHRCEVVRMLLDYVVKTLEDDFQAQRSISTLHHSIAKATLSCDQQFPHVRDVIKWLFSAIIKSTEHGESKEAARERDEQIRMVSIFQRMLFLALEVDRSPALNSAKLSQELFHMLISDIPLRAHRMLLLESLQSMLLR; from the exons ATGGATGTGATCAGTCTCAGCTCCGAGAGCAATGACTCTGATGTGGAAATCATCGGCTCCTTCTCTAACGTTATGACCAAAGGTGATCCACTGCCCCTCACAGCAGTGCGAGTTGACGTTGATGCCGTCAACGTCAACGTTCCAACG ctTTATATTGACCTCACAAACCCTAGATGGACTCTTCCAGGGCTGAAGAATTGCAAAAGACAAAATTCCAGTGTCTTGACATTGGTTGACTTGACTGAGACCAAGATAGAAAATGGGACAAATCAGGAAACAGAGAATTTGCCACCAAATTACTCTCAAGTGAAACaagcacaaacaacaaataacaatccaacttcaaacaaacaagatttaAAGTCACAGAAAAGCTCTTCAAGAGACCCAACTGATGTTGCACTACAGCAGGACTGTGGTAATTCAAAGCTAAAGCAGAGACGTTTGGATTCTCAAACACAACACCAAAAGGAGAAGGTTAAAGCACGTCTTCCTGCAGCAATTGTAAAATTAAGACGATTGCCTTTTCTTGACAGTCATTGCGCAGAACTGAAGAAGTCAAGgtgttttgtctatttaaaCAAAGATGGTACACAAATGTCGCTGCACTCTAGTCAACCAGACAGTAACAGTGAAGCACCACAATGCATTAGTAATTTGAGTAGAACTACCACGGCAAATGGTCCTCACATGGATCACCCACTGGATGAGTCTTCTCCTAAGGTGGTTGAATCTTCTGTTAGACAGGAAGAACAAGAGAACAGTAATGAATTTACAAACGCACAGTTAAATGCTAAAATATCTCCGCATCTAAGGAGCCCGCCGGACTCTCCTTTCTCAGATAAAGAGGTCTCTGTTGCAACCTCAAAGACGCACATCACTTgtgaagaagagagagatgacTTTTGCTTATCCACGCTCAGGCCCTCTCCAACGTCACCTTCTTCATCTCAAGTTGAAGCACAGGGTTCTTTACATAAAGAAGTCATCTGCTCCAAACTTGAACAACTGGAATTGGACAAGGCAGTTGTCTCTGATCACTCGTTTTCCTACTCTCCTACCACTGGACCAAACCCTTCTGAGACTTTTGGCCTAGACTCTATGTCCCACCAAGTCAACACAACACCCACTTCTGAGCATACACTAGCGGAGAGTACATCTAAATGGCAATTGGAGGTGGTTAAGGCTCATGAGCCGTCAAACAACtctgagtttttctttttccctagTGAACCTCCTTTGTCAACTGAGAGCATGGATGACAAATCTGGGGCCGGGACAGACGGAGGTGAGCTGGGCGTTGACAGCCCAGTGTCTTTTCTCTGGCAAGAGGGGAGTGATGGAGACGAAGACAACAAAGAGAGCAGATTTGATATAGACTTCAGGGCGGCCAGTAGGGAGGACAGGCAATTTGTGTGCCCAGTTACACTCAGGAAAATAATGTCTGGAACAGCTCAAGCCCTG tttgatGGGGAAGATGACGATTTTGGGACTCCAGAGATGCTTTGCCGTCAGAGCCTGAGCCTGGTGTACAGTACCATTGATGAGAATTACCCAGAAGGCACTTTGGAGCTTTTGTCTGACCTGCTACAGCCTGGTTACTATCCCCCCAGAGATATCACCTCCCACCTGCTGCATGGCATTCTGCTCAACCCGCAGTGTCCTTATCACCTGTGTGTGCAAGCTTTTAATCTACTAATGAGGACACAGAG ACTCCACGTGGCTGATAAAACCACAGTTCCATGGGACTGGGAGTTGTTGACCTCGATCATGTTAAATCAG GACCCTACAAAGAAACATCGATGTGAGGTTGTGCGAATGCTCTTGGACTATGTCGTAAAGACTTTGGAGGATGACTTCCAGGCCCAGCGCTCTATCTCTACCCTCCACCACTCCATTGCCAAGGCAACATTGTCGTGTGATCAGCAGTTTCCTCATGTCAG ggACGTTATCAAGTGGCTCTTTTCTGCCATTATAAAATCAACAGAGCATGGAGAGAGTAAAGAagcagccagagagagagatgaacaaATTAG AATGGTGTCCATCTTCCAGAGGATGCTGTTCTTGGCTCTGGAGGTGGACCGTTCTCCAGCTCTAAACTCTGCCAAGCTATCCCAGGAGCTCTTCCACATGCTCATCAGCGATATACCTCTACGAGCACACAG GATGTTGTTACTGGAGAGCCTGCAGAGCATGCTGCTGAGAT GA